Proteins found in one Rhinolophus ferrumequinum isolate MPI-CBG mRhiFer1 chromosome 9, mRhiFer1_v1.p, whole genome shotgun sequence genomic segment:
- the LOC117026793 gene encoding myotubularin-related protein 9-like isoform X1, with protein sequence MEFSELIRTGRAQAELLRGPEAPPLRGTLCVTGHHLLLSPGPQATPDLWLLLLRSVDSIEKRVAGDSGTITLRCKDLRVLQLDIEGVEATLDIARSIEALSSLESVITSYPFYHRPKGLRLGDAWHFHPPERYYKRVARETTAWRLSEVNEDFSLCPSYPRAVIVPRAVGDDALARSARFRQGGRFPVLSYHHAPSGTVLLRSSQPLTGPQKRRCAEDEELLRAVLEGAPPGTRGFIVDTRSAQTAKHARLTGGGTEAKAAYPGWKRLHRPLERGRPLQESFVRLVEACGDLEQSMDRWLSRLEGCRWLAHVKEALSTACLAAQGMEREGACILVHGAEGMDSTLLVTSLAQLILDPLSRTMAGFQELVEREWIQAGHPFQLRCAHSAFSHARPKHEAPTFLLFLDCVWQLGRQFPLSLEFGEGLLLALFEHAYASPFGTFLCNSEKERCLCEVRTRTHSLWSVLNQPKEQRKLRNPLYVLNPLAIWPSVEPQSLRLWQGLFLRWIHPSEPSEVAWEKVWQIVTDKEKTEGSQPMVSASEPQP encoded by the exons ATGGAGTTCTCGGAGCTGATCCGTACGGGCCGGGCCCAAGCAGAGCTCCTGCGGGGCCCTGAGGCGCCCCCGCTGCGCGGCACGCTGTGTGTCACCGGCCATCACCTGCTGCTGTCTCCAGGGCCCCAGGCGACTCCAGACCTGTGGCTGCTGCTTTTGCGTAGTGTCGACTCCATCGAGAAGCG GGTCGCGGGTGACTCCGGCACCATCACGCTGCGCTGTAAGGACCTGCGCGTGCTACAGCTGGACATAGAGGGCGTGGAAGCGACGCTTGACATCGCCCGCTCCATCGAG GCGCTGTCCTCCCTGGAATCGGTCATCACCTCCTATCCGTTCTACCACCGTCCCAAGGGCTTGAGATTGGGCGACGCCTGGCACTTCCACCCGCCGGAACGCTACTACAAGCGAGTAGCTCGCGAG ACCACCGCGTGGCGGCTGAGCGAGGTGAACGAGGACTTCAGCTTGTGCCCCAGTTACCCCCGCGCCGTGATCGTGCCTCGCGCAGTGGGCGACGATGCCCTGGCGCGCAGCGCCCGCTTCCGCCAGGGAGGCCGCTTCCCTGTGCTCAGCTACCACCATGCTCCCAGCGGAACC GTGCTGCTACGTTCCAGCCAGCCCCTGACCGGGCCCCAGAAGCGGCGCTGCGCTGAGGACGAGGAGCTGCTGCGAGCTGTGCTGGAAGGAGCCCCCCCTGGGACCCGGGGCTTCATCGTGGATACGCGCTCGGCCCAGACCGCCAAACATGCCCGCCTAACTGGCGGCGGCACCGAGGCTAAGGCCGCCTACCCTGGCTGGAAACGGCTGCACCGGCCTCTGGAGAG GGGGCGGCCCCTACAGGAGAGCTTCGTGCGCCTGGTGGAAGCCTGTGGGGACCTGGAGCAGAGCATGGATCGCTGGCTTAGTCGACTAGAGGGCTGCCGCTGGCTGGCACATGTGAAGGAGGCACTAAGCACCGCCTGCCTAGCCGCACAGGGCATGGAGAG GGAAGGGGCCTGCATCCTAGTGCATGGCGCTGAAGGCATGGACAGTACTTTGCTTGTGACTTCACTGGCCCAACTCATCCTGGACCCCTTGAGCCGGACCATGGCTGGGTTCCAGGAACTGGTGGAGCGAGAGTGGATCCAG GCTGGCCATCCCTTCCAGCTGCGCTGTGCCCACTCCGCCTTCTCCCATGCCCGCCCCAAGCACGAGGCACccacctttctcctcttcctggacTGTGTGTGGCAGCTGGGCCGCCAGTTCCCGCTGTCGCTGGAGTTTGGGGAGGGCCTGCTGTTGGCCCTGTTTGAACACGCCTATGCCTCTCCTTTTGGCACCTTCCTCTGCAACAGTGAAAAGGAGAG ATGCCTGTGTGAAGTAAGAACTCGAACACACTCCTTGTGGTCTGTTCTCAACCAGCCAAAAGAGCAACGAAAACTCCGGAACCCACTCTATGTCCTCAATCCCTTGGCCATCTGGCCCTCAGTGGAGCCTCAGAGCTTGCGACTGTGGCAAG gacTGTTTCTGCGCTGGATCCACCCATCTGAGCCTTCAGAGGTAGCATGGGAGAAGGTGTGGCAAATAGTGACAGATAAGGAGAAGACGGAAGGCTCTCAGCCAATGGTTTCAGCCTCTGAGCCCCAGCCCTAA
- the LOC117026793 gene encoding myotubularin-related protein 9-like isoform X2 produces MEFSELIRTGRAQAELLRGPEAPPLRGTLCVTGHHLLLSPGPQATPDLWLLLLRSVDSIEKRVAGDSGTITLRCKDLRVLQLDIEGVEATLDIARSIEALSSLESVITSYPFYHRPKGLRLGDAWHFHPPERYYKRVARETTAWRLSEVLLRSSQPLTGPQKRRCAEDEELLRAVLEGAPPGTRGFIVDTRSAQTAKHARLTGGGTEAKAAYPGWKRLHRPLERGRPLQESFVRLVEACGDLEQSMDRWLSRLEGCRWLAHVKEALSTACLAAQGMEREGACILVHGAEGMDSTLLVTSLAQLILDPLSRTMAGFQELVEREWIQAGHPFQLRCAHSAFSHARPKHEAPTFLLFLDCVWQLGRQFPLSLEFGEGLLLALFEHAYASPFGTFLCNSEKERCLCEVRTRTHSLWSVLNQPKEQRKLRNPLYVLNPLAIWPSVEPQSLRLWQGLFLRWIHPSEPSEVAWEKVWQIVTDKEKTEGSQPMVSASEPQP; encoded by the exons ATGGAGTTCTCGGAGCTGATCCGTACGGGCCGGGCCCAAGCAGAGCTCCTGCGGGGCCCTGAGGCGCCCCCGCTGCGCGGCACGCTGTGTGTCACCGGCCATCACCTGCTGCTGTCTCCAGGGCCCCAGGCGACTCCAGACCTGTGGCTGCTGCTTTTGCGTAGTGTCGACTCCATCGAGAAGCG GGTCGCGGGTGACTCCGGCACCATCACGCTGCGCTGTAAGGACCTGCGCGTGCTACAGCTGGACATAGAGGGCGTGGAAGCGACGCTTGACATCGCCCGCTCCATCGAG GCGCTGTCCTCCCTGGAATCGGTCATCACCTCCTATCCGTTCTACCACCGTCCCAAGGGCTTGAGATTGGGCGACGCCTGGCACTTCCACCCGCCGGAACGCTACTACAAGCGAGTAGCTCGCGAG ACCACCGCGTGGCGGCTGAGCGAG GTGCTGCTACGTTCCAGCCAGCCCCTGACCGGGCCCCAGAAGCGGCGCTGCGCTGAGGACGAGGAGCTGCTGCGAGCTGTGCTGGAAGGAGCCCCCCCTGGGACCCGGGGCTTCATCGTGGATACGCGCTCGGCCCAGACCGCCAAACATGCCCGCCTAACTGGCGGCGGCACCGAGGCTAAGGCCGCCTACCCTGGCTGGAAACGGCTGCACCGGCCTCTGGAGAG GGGGCGGCCCCTACAGGAGAGCTTCGTGCGCCTGGTGGAAGCCTGTGGGGACCTGGAGCAGAGCATGGATCGCTGGCTTAGTCGACTAGAGGGCTGCCGCTGGCTGGCACATGTGAAGGAGGCACTAAGCACCGCCTGCCTAGCCGCACAGGGCATGGAGAG GGAAGGGGCCTGCATCCTAGTGCATGGCGCTGAAGGCATGGACAGTACTTTGCTTGTGACTTCACTGGCCCAACTCATCCTGGACCCCTTGAGCCGGACCATGGCTGGGTTCCAGGAACTGGTGGAGCGAGAGTGGATCCAG GCTGGCCATCCCTTCCAGCTGCGCTGTGCCCACTCCGCCTTCTCCCATGCCCGCCCCAAGCACGAGGCACccacctttctcctcttcctggacTGTGTGTGGCAGCTGGGCCGCCAGTTCCCGCTGTCGCTGGAGTTTGGGGAGGGCCTGCTGTTGGCCCTGTTTGAACACGCCTATGCCTCTCCTTTTGGCACCTTCCTCTGCAACAGTGAAAAGGAGAG ATGCCTGTGTGAAGTAAGAACTCGAACACACTCCTTGTGGTCTGTTCTCAACCAGCCAAAAGAGCAACGAAAACTCCGGAACCCACTCTATGTCCTCAATCCCTTGGCCATCTGGCCCTCAGTGGAGCCTCAGAGCTTGCGACTGTGGCAAG gacTGTTTCTGCGCTGGATCCACCCATCTGAGCCTTCAGAGGTAGCATGGGAGAAGGTGTGGCAAATAGTGACAGATAAGGAGAAGACGGAAGGCTCTCAGCCAATGGTTTCAGCCTCTGAGCCCCAGCCCTAA
- the FAM167B gene encoding protein FAM167B isoform X1 — MSLGPLKFQAVGEEKEDEEEESLDSVKALTAKLQLQTRRPSYLEWTARVQSQAWRRAQARSGLGGPGAICGFDSVDSALEWLRRELQEMQAQDQQLAGQLLHLRAQLHRLKVDQACHLHQELLDEAQLELELEPGAGLALPPPLRHLGLTRMNLSARRFTLC; from the exons ATGTCCTTGGGGCCACTGAAATTCCAGGCAGTGGGTGAAGaaaaggaggatgaggaggaagagagcCTAGACTCTGTGAAGGCGCTGACGGCTAAGCTGCAGCTGCAGACACGGCGGCCCTCATATCTGGAGTGGACAGCCCGGGTCCAGAGCCAGGCCTGGCGGAGGGCCCAAGCCAGATCTGGGCTGGGGGGACCTGGGGCCATCTGCGGCTTTGACTCAGTGGATTCTGCCCTTGAGTGGCTCCGACGAGAGCTG CAGGAGATGCAGGCTCAGGACCAGCAGCTGGCCGGGCAACTGCTTCACCTGCGGGCCCAGCTGCACCGGCTGAAGGTGGACCAAGCCTGTCACCTGCACCAAGAGCTGCTGGATGAGGcccagctggagctggagctggagccagGGGCcggcctggccctgcccccaccgcTGCGGCACCTCGGCCTCACACGCATGAACCTCAGTGCTCGGCGCTTCACCCTCTGCTGA
- the FAM167B gene encoding protein FAM167B isoform X2: MSLGPLKFQAVGEEKEDEEEESLDSVKALTAKLQLQTRRPSYLEWTARVQSQAWRRAQARSGLGGPGAICGFDSVDSALEWLRRELEMQAQDQQLAGQLLHLRAQLHRLKVDQACHLHQELLDEAQLELELEPGAGLALPPPLRHLGLTRMNLSARRFTLC; encoded by the exons ATGTCCTTGGGGCCACTGAAATTCCAGGCAGTGGGTGAAGaaaaggaggatgaggaggaagagagcCTAGACTCTGTGAAGGCGCTGACGGCTAAGCTGCAGCTGCAGACACGGCGGCCCTCATATCTGGAGTGGACAGCCCGGGTCCAGAGCCAGGCCTGGCGGAGGGCCCAAGCCAGATCTGGGCTGGGGGGACCTGGGGCCATCTGCGGCTTTGACTCAGTGGATTCTGCCCTTGAGTGGCTCCGACGAGAGCTG GAGATGCAGGCTCAGGACCAGCAGCTGGCCGGGCAACTGCTTCACCTGCGGGCCCAGCTGCACCGGCTGAAGGTGGACCAAGCCTGTCACCTGCACCAAGAGCTGCTGGATGAGGcccagctggagctggagctggagccagGGGCcggcctggccctgcccccaccgcTGCGGCACCTCGGCCTCACACGCATGAACCTCAGTGCTCGGCGCTTCACCCTCTGCTGA